A region from the Bacteroidota bacterium genome encodes:
- a CDS encoding sulfotransferase family protein: MHRRINLWSGPRNISTALMYSFAQRHDTKVFDEPLYAHYLKTTGIIHPGTADILRSQENDGEKVVASLILGYNEKPVLFFKQMTHHLIDLDMEFLEKTYNILLIRDPKNVLNSYRKVIEKPTLEDIGIKQSFELFSFLESKGYHYFIIDSAQILKDPETALTKICTACDIQFDNAMLRWEKGPRPEDGIWAKHWYTNVHNSTGFQTYQEETIDLPDHLNPIYLEAKVYYDALIRHAIKI; this comes from the coding sequence ATGCACAGAAGAATTAACCTTTGGTCAGGACCACGAAATATTTCTACTGCTTTAATGTATTCATTTGCGCAAAGACATGATACTAAGGTTTTTGATGAACCCCTATATGCACATTATTTAAAAACAACCGGAATTATTCATCCCGGTACGGCGGATATTTTGAGATCTCAGGAAAATGATGGCGAGAAAGTAGTCGCTTCTTTAATACTTGGTTACAACGAAAAACCTGTTTTATTCTTCAAACAAATGACACATCATTTGATTGACCTGGATATGGAATTTTTAGAAAAAACATATAATATTCTTTTAATACGGGATCCTAAAAATGTATTAAATTCATATAGAAAGGTAATTGAGAAACCAACACTGGAAGATATAGGTATTAAACAGAGTTTTGAATTATTCAGTTTCCTTGAAAGTAAAGGATACCATTATTTTATTATCGACTCAGCACAAATCTTAAAGGATCCGGAAACTGCTTTGACAAAAATTTGTACAGCTTGTGATATTCAATTTGACAATGCCATGTTACGATGGGAAAAGGGTCCTCGCCCGGAAGATGGAATATGGGCTAAACACTGGTATACAAATGTACATAACTCAACTGGTTTTCAGACTTATCAGGAAGAAACAATAGATTTGCCAGATCATTTAAATCCAATTTATTTAGAGGCAAAAGTATATTACGATGCACTTATTCGTCATGCTATAAAAATATAA
- a CDS encoding aldehyde dehydrogenase — MLILSNYIGGKLQPPVSGNYLDNYNPATGSVYSKIPDSDERDVEMAVLAAQKAFYGWSTLEVTLRSRILHRIAQLIDEKFDLLAEAESMDSGKPLALAKRMDISRARDNFEFFASAALQFSSESHNQKGKFINYTVRNPIGVVGCISPWNLPLYLFTWKIAPALAAGNCVIGKPSEITPNTATLLAEICMEAGLPAGVLNIIHGTGPKTGAAIVKHPAIKGISFTGSTRAGKEIATIAAPMFKKLSLELGGKNPVVIFADCDYDHMLATTVRSSFTNQGQICLCGSRIYVEQSIFEKFKKDFVEMANQMKVGDPRLEETTIGAVVSETHYNKILSYIDLAKEEGGTILCGGEAVHLEGEFKNGWFIQPTVIEGLSPQCRTIQEEIFGPVVSIQPFNTESEAINLANNSEYGLAAVIWTNHLGRAHTMAEQIEAGIVWINCWLERDLRTPFGGVKNSGVGREGGLEAMRFFTEPKNICIKL, encoded by the coding sequence TTGCTCATATTATCAAATTACATTGGAGGAAAACTTCAGCCGCCTGTAAGTGGCAATTATCTGGATAACTACAATCCGGCAACAGGTTCTGTTTACTCAAAAATTCCCGATTCCGACGAAAGAGATGTCGAAATGGCAGTTTTAGCTGCTCAAAAAGCCTTTTACGGATGGTCGACCCTGGAGGTTACGTTGCGAAGCCGAATTCTTCATCGCATTGCACAACTTATCGACGAAAAATTTGACCTTTTAGCTGAGGCAGAATCAATGGATTCGGGTAAACCACTCGCTTTGGCAAAACGCATGGACATTAGCAGGGCTCGTGATAATTTTGAGTTTTTTGCCTCAGCTGCACTGCAATTCAGCTCCGAAAGCCACAATCAAAAAGGAAAATTCATAAATTATACTGTACGCAACCCAATTGGCGTTGTTGGTTGTATCTCTCCCTGGAATCTTCCGCTTTACCTTTTTACATGGAAAATTGCTCCAGCATTAGCTGCCGGTAACTGTGTAATAGGAAAACCATCAGAAATTACTCCAAACACCGCAACTTTATTAGCTGAAATTTGCATGGAAGCCGGATTGCCGGCAGGGGTGCTGAATATCATACACGGAACAGGTCCGAAAACAGGGGCTGCTATAGTTAAACATCCTGCAATTAAAGGAATTTCCTTCACCGGAAGCACCAGAGCAGGTAAGGAAATTGCCACAATTGCTGCGCCAATGTTTAAAAAGTTGTCGTTGGAGTTGGGTGGCAAGAACCCAGTTGTTATATTTGCAGATTGCGATTATGACCACATGCTTGCAACCACAGTTCGCAGTTCTTTTACAAATCAGGGGCAAATTTGTTTGTGCGGAAGCAGAATTTATGTTGAGCAAAGCATTTTCGAGAAGTTTAAAAAAGACTTTGTTGAAATGGCAAATCAAATGAAAGTTGGAGACCCAAGATTGGAAGAAACCACCATAGGAGCGGTTGTTTCGGAAACACATTACAATAAAATACTGTCGTATATCGACTTAGCTAAAGAAGAAGGCGGAACCATTTTATGTGGTGGTGAAGCAGTTCATTTAGAAGGAGAATTTAAAAATGGCTGGTTTATTCAGCCGACGGTGATTGAAGGATTAAGTCCACAATGCAGGACAATACAGGAAGAAATTTTTGGTCCAGTTGTGAGTATCCAACCTTTTAATACCGAAAGTGAAGCCATAAATTTGGCAAATAATAGTGAATACGGATTGGCAGCCGTAATTTGGACCAATCATTTGGGTCGTGCTCATACCATGGCAGAGCAGATCGAGGCAGGGATTGTCTGGATAAACTGCTGGTTAGAGAGGGATCTAAGGACACCATTCGGGGGCGTGAAGAACTCCGGAGTGGGTCGCGAAGGAGGTTTAGAAGCCATGCGTTTCTTTACCGAACCTAAAAATATTTGTATCAAACTTTAA
- a CDS encoding T9SS type A sorting domain-containing protein, with translation MKLRIYILILFLPFITHTNILSQTVSIGDIAFLGFNSDNADQFSIIATNYIESGVPIFFTDAGWNGTNFYGFEGHIQWNVPAGGLATNTIITFTGGVGGVFTIFGTGVLDAGANATSGTLNSTLSTQQMALATTGDQIICYTGSIAAPNFIACINFNGVWSPATTSNQTSIPTGLTAGTNCVLLNNNDNGIVNCLLLPDPATISDYNNSANWVYNDATRYVLPPVVGPCDFLLPIILKDFYATIFESAIQLNWITSSEINTLEFIVEKMMPDGNFYEIGIIKASGNSSSEQLYQFTDDDLNNSQAYYRLKIINTDYSYEYSKTIVVNASTVNSALQNIVIYPNPVLEELNIQTNFAISEIETIEIINATGQKINFRINDLTSEENNLLIDISNIPSGYYLLRASLINDNAIIIPFIKSRL, from the coding sequence ATGAAATTAAGGATATACATTTTGATTTTATTTCTCCCTTTTATAACGCACACTAATATTTTATCTCAAACAGTTTCCATTGGGGATATTGCTTTTTTGGGATTTAATTCTGATAATGCAGATCAATTTTCCATCATTGCAACCAATTATATAGAATCGGGAGTTCCTATTTTTTTTACGGATGCGGGATGGAATGGCACAAATTTTTATGGTTTCGAAGGCCATATCCAATGGAATGTGCCGGCGGGTGGATTGGCCACAAATACAATTATAACTTTTACAGGTGGGGTTGGAGGAGTATTTACAATTTTTGGAACCGGAGTGTTGGATGCAGGTGCAAATGCCACTTCAGGAACATTAAACTCAACACTGTCTACTCAACAAATGGCATTAGCAACCACTGGAGACCAGATCATATGTTATACGGGTTCAATTGCTGCTCCTAATTTTATTGCATGTATAAATTTTAACGGAGTTTGGTCGCCGGCAACCACTTCAAATCAAACTTCCATCCCAACCGGATTAACTGCAGGCACAAATTGTGTTTTATTAAATAATAACGATAATGGAATTGTAAACTGTTTATTATTGCCCGATCCTGCAACTATTTCTGATTATAATAATTCTGCAAATTGGGTTTATAATGATGCAACACGATATGTTTTACCACCTGTTGTTGGGCCCTGTGATTTTTTGTTGCCAATAATATTAAAAGATTTTTATGCAACTATATTTGAAAGTGCAATACAATTAAATTGGATCACATCAAGCGAAATAAATACCTTGGAATTTATAGTTGAAAAAATGATGCCGGATGGAAATTTTTATGAAATAGGAATTATTAAAGCTTCAGGAAATTCTTCATCTGAGCAGTTATACCAATTTACCGATGATGATCTGAATAATTCACAAGCGTATTACAGATTAAAAATAATTAATACCGATTATTCCTATGAATACAGTAAGACCATAGTAGTAAATGCATCGACAGTTAATTCAGCTTTACAAAATATAGTCATTTACCCCAATCCTGTTCTTGAAGAGTTAAACATTCAAACTAATTTTGCAATTTCTGAAATTGAAACAATTGAAATAATAAATGCAACCGGTCAAAAAATAAATTTTAGAATTAATGATCTAACTTCTGAAGAAAATAATTTATTAATCGACATCTCAAATATTCCGTCCGGATATTATTTGCTACGAGCTTCACTAATTAATGATAATGCTATTATTATACCTTTTATTAAAAGTAGGTTATAG
- the lysS gene encoding lysine--tRNA ligase, producing the protein MSSNHSELELIRRESLMALRNMGIDPYPAEEFEITHNSAYILANHPEKTEELQKISFAGRLMGKRIMGKAAFAVLQDSAGKIQIYVKGDEICPGEDKSMYEEVFKKHLDIGDIIGVKGYVFTTKTGETTIHVSEFKLLSKSLRPLPIVKTDTEGNVFDAFTDSEQRYRMRYVDLIVNPDVKEVFIKRSKLVNTMRNFLNAHGYIEVETPILQPLYGGAAARPFTTHHNALDMTLYMRIANELYLKRLIVGGFDGVYEFSKDFRNEGMDRFHNPEFTQIEFYVAYKDYNWMMDFTEEMIEKVAIEVTGSTEVQVGENIISFKRPWKRFTMFEAIQHFTGIDISQMDEAAIYKTAKELHVRVDATMGKGKLIDEIFGEKCEPFLIQPTFITDYPVEMSPLAKKHRTVEGLVERFEAICNGKEMLNSFSELNDPIDQRNRFEGQLELGKRGDEEAMQLDEDFLRALEYGMPPTAGIGIGIDRLTMIMTNQHAIQDVLLFPHMRPEKN; encoded by the coding sequence ATGAGTAGTAATCACAGTGAACTGGAATTAATCAGAAGAGAAAGTTTAATGGCTTTGCGCAATATGGGAATTGATCCCTATCCTGCCGAGGAGTTTGAAATAACACATAACTCTGCTTATATTCTTGCAAATCATCCTGAAAAAACAGAAGAATTGCAAAAAATCAGTTTTGCAGGAAGGTTAATGGGAAAACGCATTATGGGAAAAGCTGCATTTGCAGTTTTACAGGATAGTGCTGGAAAAATACAGATATATGTGAAGGGAGATGAAATTTGTCCGGGTGAAGATAAATCGATGTATGAAGAAGTATTTAAAAAACATTTGGATATTGGAGATATAATTGGTGTAAAAGGATATGTATTTACCACTAAAACAGGCGAGACAACAATTCATGTTAGCGAATTTAAATTGTTGAGTAAAAGTTTGCGCCCTTTACCAATTGTAAAAACAGATACGGAAGGAAATGTTTTTGATGCATTTACAGATTCGGAACAACGCTATAGAATGCGTTATGTTGATCTTATTGTAAACCCGGATGTAAAAGAAGTATTTATTAAAAGAAGTAAATTAGTAAATACCATGCGCAATTTTTTAAATGCTCATGGATATATAGAAGTGGAAACTCCTATTCTTCAACCTCTTTATGGTGGCGCAGCAGCGCGTCCGTTTACCACACATCACAATGCTTTGGATATGACATTATATATGCGTATTGCAAATGAATTGTATTTAAAAAGATTAATTGTTGGGGGATTTGACGGCGTATATGAATTTTCAAAAGATTTCCGCAATGAGGGAATGGACAGATTTCACAATCCGGAATTTACGCAGATAGAATTTTATGTTGCGTATAAAGATTATAACTGGATGATGGATTTTACGGAGGAGATGATAGAAAAAGTTGCGATAGAAGTAACAGGCTCTACAGAAGTACAGGTTGGAGAAAATATTATTTCGTTCAAACGACCTTGGAAAAGATTTACCATGTTTGAAGCAATTCAACATTTTACGGGAATTGATATTTCGCAAATGGATGAGGCTGCAATTTATAAAACAGCGAAAGAATTACATGTACGTGTAGATGCAACGATGGGTAAAGGAAAATTAATTGATGAGATATTCGGCGAAAAATGTGAACCATTTTTAATACAGCCAACATTTATTACGGATTATCCGGTGGAGATGAGTCCGCTTGCAAAAAAACACCGCACGGTGGAAGGTTTAGTGGAAAGATTCGAAGCAATTTGCAATGGAAAAGAAATGTTGAATTCTTTCAGCGAATTAAATGATCCCATTGATCAGCGCAATCGTTTTGAAGGACAATTGGAATTAGGAAAACGCGGTGATGAAGAAGCGATGCAATTAGATGAAGATTTTTTACGCGCCTTGGAATACGGAATGCCGCCAACTGCAGGTATCGGAATTGGTATCGATAGATTAACCATGATCATGACAAATCAACATGCGATACAGGATGTGTTGTTGTTTCCACATATGCGACCGGAAAAAAATTGA
- a CDS encoding peptidoglycan DD-metalloendopeptidase family protein yields the protein MTLLKNNKKTPTLLLITGIAVTMLISSCGMYTASIKSENANTTIVTYEPQFIEDFYLNNTEEIAAPSRLNNNYTQNNTTRNHRPEPEIVQLPISEELAILGENIRLGESAENENIGGLDYTSPEDAEDFESYDELFATNELNAGEIFDPAKMIDSIQVFLVSPRSNCYTFPLHDSKINSDFGWRHSRFHSGIDLDLETGDDVFNAFDGIVKRSDYVSGYGNLVVVKHFNGLETYYGHLSKILVMEGDTLEAGDKVGLGGSTGRSTGPHLHYEIRYRGAAINPKYLVDFKNSVLTSEVFYLKKDHFKPTTTASTTTTGKKYYTVKKGDTLGKIASRNKTTVSKLCKLNGISSKKILRPGQKLRVK from the coding sequence GTGACTTTATTAAAAAACAACAAAAAAACCCCCACACTATTATTAATTACCGGAATAGCGGTTACTATGCTGATAAGTTCCTGCGGAATGTATACAGCATCAATTAAAAGTGAAAATGCAAATACTACAATTGTTACCTATGAACCCCAGTTTATTGAAGATTTTTATCTCAATAACACGGAAGAAATAGCGGCGCCATCTAGGCTCAATAACAATTATACCCAAAATAATACTACACGTAATCATAGACCTGAACCAGAAATAGTTCAACTTCCTATTAGTGAGGAATTGGCAATTTTAGGTGAAAATATTCGCCTTGGTGAAAGTGCCGAAAACGAAAATATTGGTGGTTTGGATTATACTTCACCGGAGGATGCAGAAGATTTTGAATCATACGATGAATTGTTCGCAACAAACGAACTTAATGCCGGCGAAATATTCGACCCCGCAAAAATGATAGATAGTATTCAGGTTTTTCTGGTTAGTCCCAGAAGTAACTGCTATACTTTTCCATTACATGACAGTAAAATAAATTCCGACTTCGGATGGAGACATAGCAGGTTCCATTCAGGAATTGATCTTGATCTCGAAACAGGTGATGATGTTTTTAACGCCTTCGATGGAATAGTTAAAAGATCGGATTATGTTTCCGGTTACGGAAATCTGGTTGTAGTTAAACATTTTAACGGTCTGGAAACTTATTATGGTCACTTATCAAAAATTCTTGTAATGGAAGGTGACACACTGGAAGCTGGAGATAAAGTTGGATTAGGTGGTAGCACTGGAAGAAGTACCGGCCCGCATTTACATTATGAAATACGATATCGCGGTGCAGCAATAAATCCTAAATATTTAGTTGATTTTAAAAATAGTGTGCTTACTTCAGAAGTATTTTACTTAAAGAAAGATCACTTTAAACCAACAACAACTGCATCAACCACAACAACAGGAAAAAAATATTATACTGTTAAAAAAGGGGATACCTTAGGTAAAATTGCTTCCCGCAATAAAACTACGGTAAGTAAATTATGTAAACTCAATGGAATTTCATCCAAA
- a CDS encoding aminotransferase class IV, which translates to MQQEFNPQNENIFIWVENKLHPRNEAKVSVFDSSVQGGDAVWEGLRIYNGKIFCLDEHLERLHASAHAMLFKNVPTKEYIKNAIFETLKANGMNHNAHIRLTLTRGEKITSGMDPRLNQKGCTLIVLAEWKKPVYSGSIKLITASIRRNSPMHIDSKIHHNNLINNILAKIEANIAGMDDALMLDNLGFVSETNACNIFMIKNNVIYTPNADACLPGITRKKVIEICVSNNFQIHLKNLSLTEFYNADEVFTTGTMGELTAVSEIDGRVIENKKENSMLEKINEHFHKMTMEQGEVIPQ; encoded by the coding sequence ATGCAACAAGAATTCAATCCGCAAAACGAAAATATTTTCATTTGGGTCGAAAATAAATTACACCCTCGAAACGAGGCAAAGGTTTCTGTTTTTGATTCCTCAGTGCAGGGTGGAGATGCAGTATGGGAGGGGTTGCGAATATATAATGGAAAAATATTTTGTTTAGATGAGCACCTTGAAAGGTTACATGCAAGCGCACATGCAATGTTGTTTAAAAATGTGCCGACCAAAGAATATATTAAAAATGCAATATTTGAAACATTAAAAGCGAATGGCATGAATCACAATGCCCATATCCGTTTGACATTGACACGTGGCGAAAAGATCACTTCCGGAATGGATCCCCGTTTAAATCAAAAGGGATGTACACTTATTGTTTTAGCGGAATGGAAAAAACCGGTTTACAGTGGATCCATCAAATTAATCACAGCTTCCATAAGAAGAAATTCGCCCATGCATATTGATTCTAAAATTCATCATAATAATTTGATCAATAACATTCTCGCTAAAATTGAAGCAAACATTGCAGGAATGGATGATGCTTTAATGCTCGATAATCTCGGATTTGTTTCTGAAACAAATGCCTGCAATATTTTCATGATTAAAAATAATGTTATTTACACACCAAATGCAGATGCATGTTTGCCGGGTATCACCAGAAAAAAAGTAATAGAAATATGTGTTAGTAATAATTTTCAAATTCATTTGAAAAATTTATCACTGACCGAGTTTTATAATGCAGATGAAGTTTTTACCACGGGCACTATGGGAGAACTTACTGCTGTATCAGAAATTGATGGAAGGGTAATAGAGAATAAAAAAGAAAATTCAATGTTGGAAAAAATTAATGAACACTTCCATAAAATGACAATGGAACAAGGAGAAGTTATCCCGCAATAA
- a CDS encoding DUF4293 domain-containing protein codes for MWQRIQTVFLALVAIASILFLFLPISERDGLLLLAKGDILVTSLCIAIALIALFAISQFKDRKLQLKLCFINLILGVALTGASFFASTKFGDENFPIALGLPIAILICNGFARRNIKKDEDLVKSMDRFR; via the coding sequence ATGTGGCAACGTATTCAAACTGTTTTTTTAGCTCTTGTAGCGATTGCATCCATCCTGTTTTTATTTTTACCCATTTCTGAAAGGGACGGATTACTATTATTGGCTAAAGGTGATATTTTGGTAACCTCTCTTTGCATTGCTATAGCGCTGATCGCTCTTTTTGCAATATCGCAGTTCAAGGATAGAAAATTGCAATTGAAATTGTGTTTCATAAATCTGATCTTAGGGGTTGCTCTTACAGGAGCAAGTTTTTTTGCATCTACAAAATTCGGGGACGAAAATTTTCCGATAGCATTAGGTTTGCCTATCGCAATTTTAATTTGTAACGGGTTTGCCCGTCGCAACATCAAAAAAGATGAAGATCTTGTTAAATCAATGGATAGATTCCGTTGA
- a CDS encoding Bro-N domain-containing protein — translation MENQSTIKLFEQKQVRSIWNDKEEKWYFSIIDVIQVLTENERPRKYWSDLKTKLTKEGSELSEKIGQLKLKAEDGKMRFTDIADTEQLFRLIQSIPSPKAEPFKMWIAKVARERIDEIQDPEIGFDRLMETYLKKGYSKEWINQRLKSIEVRKELTDEWENNGVKKGQEFAILTDEITKAWSGLTVKQYKKHKDLKKESLRDNMTNLELVLNMLAEATTTEISKEKKPKNFKENKIIANQGGTIAGNTRKQIEEKTGKKIVSKNAASKLLENTSAQKKKKIIK, via the coding sequence ATGGAAAATCAATCAACAATTAAATTATTTGAGCAAAAACAGGTCAGAAGTATTTGGAATGATAAAGAAGAAAAATGGTATTTTTCAATTATTGATGTAATTCAAGTGCTAACAGAAAATGAAAGACCCAGGAAGTACTGGAGTGATCTTAAAACCAAACTTACCAAGGAAGGAAGTGAACTGTCCGAAAAAATCGGACAGTTGAAACTGAAGGCTGAAGATGGCAAAATGAGGTTTACAGACATAGCTGATACAGAACAACTATTCCGTTTAATACAATCAATACCATCCCCAAAAGCAGAGCCATTTAAAATGTGGATCGCAAAAGTTGCACGAGAAAGGATTGACGAAATACAGGATCCTGAGATCGGGTTTGATAGATTAATGGAAACCTATCTAAAAAAAGGTTATTCAAAAGAATGGATTAATCAACGCTTAAAAAGTATTGAAGTAAGAAAAGAACTTACTGATGAATGGGAGAATAACGGAGTAAAAAAAGGACAGGAATTTGCAATTTTAACGGATGAAATTACTAAAGCTTGGAGCGGGTTAACGGTTAAACAATACAAAAAACACAAGGACTTAAAAAAGGAAAGTTTAAGAGACAATATGACCAATTTAGAATTGGTTTTAAATATGCTGGCAGAAGCAACAACAACGGAAATAAGCAAAGAAAAAAAACCAAAAAACTTTAAAGAAAATAAAATAATTGCGAATCAAGGAGGCACTATTGCCGGGAATACCAGAAAACAAATAGAAGAAAAAACCGGAAAGAAAATAGTTAGTAAAAATGCTGCAAGTAAATTATTAGAAAATACATCTGCACAAAAAAAGAAAAAGATAATCAAATAA
- the truA gene encoding tRNA pseudouridine(38-40) synthase TruA: MRYFLEIAYKGTGYVGWQIQPNGVSVQQKVDEALQTILRDDIHCLGCGRTDAGVHAEQFFLHFDTDKIFPDNFILRINTFLPQGIAVKKLIPVHEKAHARFDATMRAYEYRVTFKKNAFLNELLLYRHLDDLDFDLMHKACEIVKKYNDFPSFCKSKQGSKTTIVNIKELYWRKEGNLSILYVSADRFLRGMVRLMVGAMIQIGKHKMTLQEFDEGIKNKERFKMAMSAPGHALFLIKVQYPYIS; encoded by the coding sequence ATGCGGTATTTTTTGGAGATTGCGTATAAGGGGACGGGCTATGTTGGCTGGCAGATTCAGCCGAATGGGGTGAGCGTGCAACAGAAGGTAGATGAGGCATTACAGACTATTTTGAGGGATGATATCCATTGTTTAGGCTGCGGAAGAACCGATGCTGGAGTGCATGCAGAACAATTCTTTTTGCATTTTGATACGGATAAAATTTTCCCGGATAATTTTATTCTAAGAATAAATACATTTTTACCTCAAGGTATCGCGGTGAAAAAATTAATCCCTGTACACGAAAAAGCACATGCGCGATTTGATGCTACCATGCGTGCATATGAATATCGTGTTACATTCAAAAAAAATGCATTTTTAAATGAATTATTACTTTACAGACATTTAGACGATCTCGATTTTGATCTCATGCATAAAGCATGTGAGATCGTAAAAAAATATAATGATTTTCCGTCCTTTTGCAAAAGCAAACAGGGTTCAAAAACTACTATTGTAAATATTAAAGAACTTTATTGGCGTAAAGAAGGAAATCTCAGTATTTTATATGTCTCTGCTGATCGTTTTTTACGCGGTATGGTCAGATTAATGGTAGGAGCAATGATTCAGATAGGGAAACACAAAATGACGCTCCAGGAATTTGACGAAGGGATAAAAAACAAAGAGCGATTTAAAATGGCAATGTCAGCTCCAGGTCATGCATTGTTTCTTATAAAAGTTCAATATCCTTACATTTCGTAA